AGACCTCTCCCTTAAAAAGGAGAAGCACTTCTGAAAAATATAAAATTATTAAATGAAACTAAGTCGTTTTACTTTGAGTTTTTCTTATCAGATTCTTTGAGTTCAAACCACATGGCGTTGAGAATGCCAAAAGTGGCCGCGAGACCCAGTCCTAATACCCATGAAAAATACCACATTGTTTTATCCTCAATATGCGTTTGT
The sequence above is drawn from the Candidatus Nucleicultrix amoebiphila FS5 genome and encodes:
- the cydX gene encoding cytochrome bd-I oxidase subunit CydX; translation: MWYFSWVLGLGLAATFGILNAMWFELKESDKKNSK